A single Micromonospora luteifusca DNA region contains:
- a CDS encoding ABC transporter substrate-binding protein, whose protein sequence is MRRRQFLAVALAGAMATGVAACGDSPNANKNNGQAATVLNVGMPNGPQAENNNPFLTTSAAASLGYRWQIFEPLMMWNPVKPADPFKPWLATKAEWSSDYTSVKVTIRDNATWSDGQKVTAEDVAFTYNLVKKYPALNDQGVPYTDATASGNEVTIKMASPQFVNQQKVLWRVPIVPKHIWEKISDPTTDTVKEPVGSGPYTLKSFTPASMTLSVRDKGYWQDLPKVKELRYTSYTDNSAQTTALANGESEWSFVFIPNYQTVFVAKDQEHHKMWAPAILGIHGLYLNTTKKPFDDPTLRRAMNMVIDRQDIFTTAEAGYFHPLVKSVTGLPSPAGDAFIASEFKGQEHKVDVEGAKALLTGAGYKLEGNTLKDKTGKAVTIKLTDPAGWSDYQTSLEIVKDNLSKIGIAATVDKANQDAWFRNVEQGNFEATFRWTEGGATPYDIYRTIMDGRQLKPVGTASPAGNFGRFNNKEATDALVAYANATDDAARTTAMTTLQKIFVDQMPMIPVGADNIGGAYSTKNWTGWPDDSNPYGAMQPTQPNALDVVLHLKPANG, encoded by the coding sequence ATGAGAAGAAGGCAGTTCCTCGCCGTCGCGCTAGCCGGCGCGATGGCCACCGGCGTCGCCGCGTGCGGCGACAGCCCGAACGCGAACAAGAACAACGGTCAGGCGGCCACGGTGCTGAACGTCGGCATGCCGAACGGCCCGCAGGCCGAAAACAACAACCCGTTCCTCACCACGTCCGCCGCGGCCTCGCTGGGCTACCGCTGGCAGATCTTCGAGCCGCTGATGATGTGGAACCCGGTGAAGCCGGCCGACCCGTTCAAGCCGTGGCTGGCGACCAAGGCCGAGTGGTCGTCGGACTACACCTCGGTCAAGGTCACCATCCGAGACAACGCCACCTGGTCGGACGGGCAGAAGGTCACCGCCGAGGACGTCGCCTTCACCTACAACCTGGTCAAGAAGTACCCGGCGCTCAACGACCAGGGCGTGCCCTACACGGACGCGACCGCCAGCGGCAACGAAGTCACCATCAAGATGGCCAGCCCGCAGTTCGTGAACCAGCAGAAGGTGCTGTGGCGGGTGCCGATCGTCCCCAAGCACATCTGGGAGAAGATCAGCGACCCGACCACCGACACCGTCAAGGAGCCCGTCGGCAGCGGCCCGTACACCCTGAAGTCGTTCACCCCGGCCAGCATGACGCTGTCGGTGCGCGACAAGGGCTACTGGCAGGACCTGCCGAAGGTCAAGGAACTGCGCTACACCTCCTACACGGACAACAGCGCGCAGACCACCGCGCTGGCCAACGGCGAGTCGGAGTGGAGCTTCGTCTTCATCCCCAACTACCAGACCGTCTTCGTGGCCAAGGACCAGGAGCACCACAAGATGTGGGCGCCCGCGATCCTGGGCATCCACGGCCTCTACCTCAACACCACGAAGAAGCCGTTCGACGACCCGACGCTGCGCCGGGCCATGAACATGGTCATCGACCGCCAGGACATCTTCACCACGGCCGAGGCCGGCTACTTCCACCCGCTGGTGAAAAGCGTGACCGGTCTGCCCAGCCCGGCCGGTGACGCGTTCATCGCCTCGGAGTTCAAGGGCCAGGAGCACAAGGTCGACGTCGAGGGCGCCAAGGCGCTGCTCACCGGCGCCGGCTACAAGCTCGAGGGCAACACCCTCAAGGACAAGACCGGCAAGGCCGTCACGATCAAGCTGACCGACCCGGCCGGCTGGTCCGACTACCAGACCAGCCTCGAGATCGTGAAGGACAACCTGTCCAAGATCGGCATCGCCGCGACGGTCGACAAGGCCAACCAGGACGCCTGGTTCCGCAACGTCGAGCAGGGCAACTTCGAGGCGACCTTCCGGTGGACCGAAGGCGGCGCCACGCCGTACGACATCTACCGGACGATCATGGACGGCCGGCAGCTCAAGCCGGTCGGCACCGCCTCCCCCGCGGGCAACTTCGGCCGCTTCAACAACAAGGAGGCGACCGACGCCCTAGTCGCCTACGCGAACGCCACCGACGACGCCGCGCGCACCACCGCGATGACCACGCTGCAGAAGATCTTCGTCGACCAGATGCCGATGATCCCGGTCGGCGCGGACAACATCGGCGGCGCGTACAGCACGAAGAACTGGACCGGCTGGCCCGACGACTCGAACCCGTACGGCGCCATGCAGCCCACCCAGCCCAACGCGCTGGACGTGGTCCTGCACCTCAAGCCCGCCAACGGCTGA
- a CDS encoding LacI family DNA-binding transcriptional regulator has translation MPITIADVAARAGVSKTTVSRVLNGKGEVDVRTADRVRAVINALGYVPSARAVGLARGRTRVVGMLVPALTWPWMGEVLQGAADVVEAEGYGMLLFTCTNGDESMRRFASQASAKSFDGLLVVEPEGTLDYITELHERGLPVILIDDRGHQPGFPSVRTTNESGARAAAAHLLSHGRKRPLVVTGLRRFGCTRERLAGFANGYADAGLPIDPALVVEGDFTFECGRAAVERLLADGVPFDAVFAHNDLSAAGALQALRDAGRRVPHDVAVVGFDDLPLAGHTHPPLSSVRQPLREMGAAAARTLIAHLAGTPLPDTPTVIPTSFTVRASTGTT, from the coding sequence GTGCCGATCACCATCGCCGATGTCGCCGCCCGCGCAGGGGTGAGCAAGACGACGGTCTCCCGGGTGCTCAACGGCAAGGGCGAGGTGGACGTCCGCACCGCCGACCGGGTCCGCGCGGTCATCAACGCCCTCGGGTACGTGCCGAGCGCCCGCGCGGTCGGCCTGGCCCGCGGGCGTACCCGGGTGGTCGGCATGTTGGTGCCCGCCCTGACCTGGCCCTGGATGGGCGAGGTGCTCCAGGGCGCGGCCGACGTGGTCGAGGCCGAGGGGTACGGCATGCTGCTGTTCACCTGCACCAACGGCGACGAGTCGATGCGGCGGTTCGCCTCCCAGGCCTCCGCGAAGTCCTTCGACGGCCTGCTCGTGGTCGAGCCGGAGGGCACCCTCGACTACATCACCGAGCTGCACGAGCGCGGCCTGCCGGTCATCCTCATCGACGACCGCGGCCACCAGCCCGGCTTCCCGTCGGTGCGCACCACCAACGAGTCCGGCGCGCGAGCCGCGGCGGCGCACCTGCTGTCGCACGGGCGGAAGCGGCCGCTGGTCGTCACCGGCCTGCGCCGCTTCGGGTGCACCCGGGAGCGGCTGGCCGGCTTCGCGAACGGCTACGCCGACGCCGGCCTGCCCATCGATCCCGCCCTCGTCGTGGAGGGCGACTTCACCTTCGAGTGCGGGCGGGCCGCGGTGGAGCGCCTGCTCGCCGACGGCGTGCCGTTCGACGCCGTCTTCGCGCACAACGACCTCTCCGCGGCCGGGGCGCTCCAGGCGCTGCGCGACGCCGGCCGGCGGGTCCCGCACGACGTGGCGGTGGTCGGCTTCGACGACCTGCCCCTCGCCGGGCACACCCATCCACCGCTGAGCTCGGTCCGCCAGCCGTTGCGGGAGATGGGGGCGGCCGCCGCCCGTACCCTCATCGCCCACCTGGCCGGCACGCCGCTGCCCGACACCCCGACCGTCATCCCCACCAGCTTCACCGTCCGCGCCTCGACCGGCACCACCTGA
- a CDS encoding mechanosensitive ion channel family protein: MRTALIVLAALTAAVVVDVVSGVLIRRAARGRYKWLLEPLRHACRRPAAAVLLVGALYYALPPGPAEWQRYLRHSVLLVLIALSSWLVIRTLHVAEAVSFSKLPSDLVKSRRIRRARTQIRPVRRLTVAVVTVVAIGLILITFRPVRLAGISILTSAGVIGAVIGLSARTALGNAFAGIQIAFADGMHVGDVLVVDGEWGRVEEVKLTNVVIRLWDNRVLILPTTYFTERPFQNWTRNEFRVIGKVQIHVDHTADLDDLRREARRLVESSPLWDRDQWVLQMVDATPQTVVIEVQASAADGASAWNLRCDLREGLVGYLRDHHPQWLPRTRSEYQP; encoded by the coding sequence GACGGCGGCCGTGGTCGTGGACGTGGTCTCCGGCGTGCTGATCCGCCGGGCTGCCCGTGGCCGCTACAAGTGGCTGCTGGAACCGCTGCGGCACGCCTGCCGCCGCCCGGCGGCCGCGGTCCTACTGGTCGGGGCGCTGTACTACGCGCTGCCGCCCGGACCGGCCGAGTGGCAGCGTTATCTGCGGCATTCCGTCCTGCTGGTCCTGATCGCCCTCAGCTCGTGGCTGGTGATCAGGACATTGCACGTCGCCGAAGCGGTCTCGTTCAGCAAGCTGCCGAGCGATCTGGTCAAAAGCCGGCGGATCCGGCGGGCCCGGACCCAGATCCGCCCCGTGCGGCGGCTCACCGTCGCCGTGGTCACGGTCGTCGCGATCGGCCTGATCCTGATCACCTTCCGGCCGGTACGCCTCGCCGGCATCTCCATTCTGACGTCGGCCGGCGTGATCGGCGCGGTGATCGGCCTCTCCGCCCGAACCGCGCTCGGCAACGCGTTCGCCGGCATCCAGATCGCCTTCGCCGACGGGATGCACGTCGGCGACGTGCTGGTAGTGGACGGCGAATGGGGCCGGGTCGAGGAGGTGAAGCTGACCAACGTGGTGATCCGGCTCTGGGACAACCGGGTACTCATCCTGCCGACCACGTACTTCACTGAGCGGCCGTTCCAGAACTGGACCCGGAACGAGTTCCGGGTAATCGGCAAGGTCCAGATCCATGTCGACCACACCGCCGACCTGGACGACCTGCGCCGGGAGGCACGCCGACTGGTCGAGTCGTCACCGCTGTGGGATCGAGACCAGTGGGTGCTCCAGATGGTCGACGCCACCCCGCAGACCGTGGTCATCGAGGTGCAGGCCTCGGCCGCGGACGGCGCCAGCGCCTGGAACCTGCGCTGCGACCTGCGCGAAGGACTGGTCGGCTACCTGCGCGACCACCATCCCCAGTGGCTGCCCCGCACCCGCAGCGAGTACCAGCCCTGA
- a CDS encoding DDE-type integrase/transposase/recombinase: protein MVAVDETYVKVNGVWRYVYRAVDQYG from the coding sequence GTGGTCGCGGTTGACGAGACGTACGTCAAGGTCAACGGAGTTTGGCGGTATGTGTACCGGGCGGTCGACCAGTACGGGTAG
- a CDS encoding ABC transporter ATP-binding protein, with protein sequence MTLSESAAAPVDEVVLEAVGLTKHFPVRRRLRDLFSRTPAVVHAVDDVSFALRRGRVTALVGESGSGKSTVARLLAQIYPRTAGDLQLHGTSTRVRGGRPFRSYVRRVQLILQDPFASLNPVHTVRYHLTRSLRIHGNAGRGAAELEAALAKLLTRVSLTPPERYLDAFPHELSGGQRQRVAIARALGADPEVLLADEPVSMLDVSIRLGVLNLLQDLKDRLNIAILYITHDIASARYFADETIVMYAGRMVEGGDSETVTQNPAHPYTRLLTDSAPDPERITGDGAGVDAAAGEDRGQGEPPSLIAPPAGCRFHPRCPHAMRRCTTDLPPTLTIGDRPGHWAACWLYDPDTVAADAPGSAAPDADPAVPPPPAAVERDGTATLEETR encoded by the coding sequence ATGACGTTGAGCGAGAGCGCGGCGGCGCCGGTCGACGAGGTGGTGCTGGAGGCCGTCGGCCTGACCAAGCACTTCCCCGTCCGCAGGCGGCTGCGTGACCTCTTCTCCCGGACGCCGGCAGTCGTGCACGCGGTCGACGACGTATCGTTCGCGCTGCGTCGCGGCCGGGTGACCGCGCTGGTCGGGGAGTCCGGCTCCGGCAAGTCCACCGTGGCCCGGCTGCTGGCCCAGATCTATCCCCGCACCGCCGGCGACCTCCAATTGCACGGCACGTCGACCCGGGTGCGCGGCGGCCGGCCCTTCCGGTCGTACGTGCGGCGGGTCCAACTGATCCTCCAGGACCCGTTCGCGTCGCTGAACCCGGTGCACACCGTCCGCTACCACCTCACCCGGTCGCTGCGGATCCACGGCAACGCCGGGCGCGGCGCCGCGGAGCTGGAGGCGGCCCTCGCCAAGCTGCTCACCCGGGTCAGCCTGACCCCGCCCGAGCGCTACCTGGACGCCTTCCCGCACGAGCTCTCCGGCGGCCAGCGGCAGCGCGTCGCCATCGCCCGGGCGCTCGGCGCCGACCCGGAGGTGCTCCTCGCCGACGAGCCGGTCTCGATGCTCGACGTGTCGATCCGCCTCGGCGTGCTCAACCTGCTGCAGGACCTCAAGGACCGGCTCAACATCGCCATCCTCTACATCACGCACGACATCGCCTCGGCCCGCTACTTCGCCGACGAGACGATCGTGATGTACGCGGGCCGCATGGTCGAGGGTGGCGACAGCGAGACCGTCACCCAAAACCCGGCCCACCCGTACACCCGGCTGCTCACCGATTCGGCGCCGGACCCCGAGCGGATCACCGGCGACGGCGCCGGCGTCGACGCGGCCGCCGGCGAGGACCGCGGCCAGGGCGAGCCGCCGAGCCTGATCGCCCCGCCCGCCGGCTGCCGGTTCCACCCCCGCTGCCCGCACGCCATGCGCCGCTGCACGACTGACCTGCCGCCGACGCTGACCATCGGCGACCGGCCGGGCCACTGGGCGGCCTGCTGGCTCTACGACCCGGACACCGTCGCCGCCGACGCCC